The Calditrichota bacterium genomic sequence CAGGAGTTGACGATTCAGGTGCATAGTTACGACAGCGACGGACATCCCAACAGCCGCTGTGGAGAAATCTCCGCCGCCGACGACTACTATCCCAATGCGCCGCTGATGGATGCCGGGACGCACTTCGATCTGGTCAGTTTGACGCCGCTCTACCCGGTCCCGGCTAATTCGATCGGCGCCGGCAATCATGCTGCCGTCCGGGTCGATGATTACTACGGCGTCTATTACGGCGGCGGATACCGCTGGAACAACGACAACAACATCGTCATCTCGAACTACATCGAGCAGCCCGGATTCGGCTCCAATCAACAGATGCTCTACTCCCATGCCGGACACAACGCCCAGAGCGACCCGGAAAACTGGCTCCACTTCGAACTCGACGAGTTCCCCAACGTCATCACCGAGAACATTATCTCGTTCTATGGCGGCGCGGATGCGGTTCCTACCTTTGCTGACTTCACAAACGAGGTGCAGTTCTTTCATCCGATCTTCGACGCCTTGGAGCGCTACTTCCAGGGCCCCGGAGAGCAAGTGTTAACGATTGCGCCATCATCCGAGCAGACGATCATCGGCACCCGGCAGGGGAGTCTTGCCGAGGTCTCAGCAAGCGACAACGGCTATGAGGTCCTGACCGAAGTCGTCTCGGGCGGCCAGCCTGCTCGGCGGTATAGTTACCTCGAGCACATCTGGACCTTCAGTTTGACCGGCTATGACCTCAGTCTGGCAGTCGAAGCGTTCCATAACAGCAACAACGAGAACGACCACTTTGTCTTCGCCGGGTCGTTCGACGGGCAGAACTATACCGAACTGCTGACCGTGACCAAGGTTGCAGATGACAACACACCCCAGGTGGTTGCCATCAACGGCTCCGCAACGGGCAGTTTCTACCTCCGGGTGCGCGACACCGACCGAACGCAAGGCCGCACCGGGCTTGACCGCCTCTCGGTCGATCATCTCGCGCTCACTTACACCGTCGGTGAGGCACCGGCAGATCAGTATATGGCTGTGGCAGGGATTGCGCTATCGTCAAGAGTTGTGAAGCGCAATACGACGGTAACGGGCATTGTTACCATTCAGTCCGAGAACGACAACCCGGTGCCGGGAGCAGTCGTCTCGGCGCGCTGGAGCGGCATCTATTCGGCCAACGTCAACGGCACGACGGATGGCAACGGGCAGGTGTCGTTTGTAACGCCCCAGATCCGGGACGCCAGTGGCGATATCGTCCTGACCGTGCTCGACGTCGTCAAGGAGGGACTGACCTACGATCCCAACCTGAATGCCGTCTCGAGCGCAACCTTGCGGGTCGGCAATCAGGGCGGCAGCATCGCTACAGGTCCGGACATGCCGCAGGTTTATGCCATCGGCAGCGCCTTCCCGAACCCGTTCAATGCGAGTGTGAACTTGCAAGTTGCGCTGCCTGAGGCGGCTCTCTTCCACCTTGCGCTCTACGACATGCAGGGAAGAAGGGTAGCGACGCTGCTCGAGGGGGTTCGACCGGCCGGGTGGCACCGGGCGGTCTGGACGGCAGGAACGTCCCCGGCGGGGAACTATGTGGTGGTGCTGCGGGCAGGTGAACGCATCCGTGCCACGCAGGTCATTACCTTGACGAAGTAGTAGGGGGAACCCTAATCAATGCGATCGCCCCGCTGGAATGACCTTCCGGCGGGGCGCTTTGCATTAGGCGGAGTTTCGCGGTCAACTGCCCTTCGGTGACCGCGGCCTAACTCTGCTTATTCTCATCAACACCGATATCAGCGGTCATCACTATGAGGAACGCAGTGACAAAGCAATCTGGACCTTACCCCCCACCCTCGGCGTAAAGTGATGGCAGGCCGAAAGATTCCACTGCGGCACCAGCCCGGTAATCCGCTCCCAGACCCCTTCTGCGAGGTCGCTGAAGACCTTCGCCTGAGCCGATCCGGGGGCGGCTTCCACCACCGGACGTCCCTCATCCCCGGTCTTCCGGAAGACTGGATCGAGCGGTATCTCCCCAAGAAAGTCAACCCCCAGCGTCGCTGCCGTCTCGGCGCCGCCGCCCGCCGAAAAGACGTCCGTCCGCTCACCGCAATGCGGGCAAACGAAGTAGGACATATTTTCCAATATCCCCAAGACCGGGATGTTGACCTTGCGAAACATCTGCAATCCGCGCCTCGCGTCGATCAGCGCCACATCGGACGGCGTGGTCACAATCACCGCGCCATCGACCGGCACCTGCTGCGCCAGCGTCAACTGCGCGTCGCCGGTGCCGGGCGGCAGATCGACCACCAGACAGTCCAGAGTCCCCCAATCGACATCGTGCAGAAACTGATCGATAGCCTTCATCACCATCGGCCCGCGCCAGATCATCGGCGCGTCTGAGGGAATAAAGAAACCGATCGATATCACCTTCAGGCCAAAGGCTTCCGCCGGCCGGATACGCTGATTGGGCGAGGGCGGAACGCCGTGCACACCGAGCATCGTTGGAGCCGAAGGTCCGTAAATGTCGGCGTCGAGCAGCCCCACACCCAAGCCCATCCGGCTTAGTGCCAGCGCGAGGTTGACGGCAACGGTCGACTTGCCGACGCCGCCTTTGCCGGAAGCGACCGCAACGATCAACTTGACGCCCTCCAGTCGCGCCTGACCGGCCCAGGGATCGTCCGGAGCGGTCGGGTTGGCTCGCTCGGAGCCATCGGGAAGCACCTCCACGACTTCGGTGATGTCGGGCGCTTCTTTGCGTATAGCGGCTACAATGCCGCGTTTAAGGGTGACCGTCGAAGACGGGCAGCCCTGGCAATGCCCTTGAAGGCGGACAAAGACCTTACGGTCCCGGACGTCGAGCAGTTCGACGTCGCCGCCGTCGGACCTGAGCGCCGGGCGTATCGCCGCCAGCGCTGCTTCGACCTGATGATGTAATG encodes the following:
- a CDS encoding Mrp/NBP35 family ATP-binding protein; translated protein: MVAAIRKEAPDITEVVEVLPDGSERANPTAPDDPWAGQARLEGVKLIVAVASGKGGVGKSTVAVNLALALSRMGLGVGLLDADIYGPSAPTMLGVHGVPPSPNQRIRPAEAFGLKVISIGFFIPSDAPMIWRGPMVMKAIDQFLHDVDWGTLDCLVVDLPPGTGDAQLTLAQQVPVDGAVIVTTPSDVALIDARRGLQMFRKVNIPVLGILENMSYFVCPHCGERTDVFSAGGGAETAATLGVDFLGEIPLDPVFRKTGDEGRPVVEAAPGSAQAKVFSDLAEGVWERITGLVPQWNLSACHHFTPRVGGKVQIALSLRSS